The Solibacillus daqui genome has a segment encoding these proteins:
- a CDS encoding Type 1 glutamine amidotransferase-like domain-containing protein, which produces MRQIIALGGGGFSMEPDNPLLDLYIIKQAKKANPKICFIPTASGDSDNYISRYYNFFNQQDCIPSHLSLFNPPTRDLENFILEKDIVYVGGGNTKNLLTLWKEWGLDDILRKAWNQGVILAGLSAGSICWFEEGVTDSYGDGLEPIKCLGFLKGSNCPHYDGEIERRPAYHKLIESKNIQSGVATYDGVAIHYKEQEISKIVSSRPNAKAYNVSFESQVIETELQTEYLGSY; this is translated from the coding sequence ATGAGGCAAATAATTGCTCTTGGTGGTGGTGGCTTTTCAATGGAACCAGATAATCCATTGCTAGATTTGTATATAATAAAACAAGCAAAGAAAGCTAATCCGAAAATTTGCTTTATTCCTACTGCAAGTGGAGATTCTGATAATTATATATCAAGGTATTATAACTTTTTTAATCAACAGGATTGTATACCCTCCCACTTATCTTTATTTAATCCACCGACTAGGGATCTTGAGAACTTTATTTTAGAGAAAGACATTGTCTATGTTGGTGGAGGAAATACTAAAAACCTTTTAACTTTGTGGAAAGAATGGGGCTTAGACGATATTTTAAGAAAAGCGTGGAATCAAGGTGTTATTTTAGCTGGGTTAAGTGCAGGTTCTATTTGTTGGTTTGAAGAAGGGGTTACTGATTCGTATGGTGATGGACTTGAACCAATAAAATGTTTGGGGTTTTTAAAGGGGAGTAATTGTCCACATTACGATGGAGAAATAGAAAGAAGACCCGCATATCATAAACTCATTGAATCAAAAAATATACAATCAGGGGTTGCGACATATGATGGGGTAGCAATTCATTACAAGGAACAAGAAATTAGTAAAATAGTTAGCTCAAGGCCTAATGCTAAGGCGTACAATGTTTCTTTCGAAAGTCAAGTTATAGAGACAGAACTACAAACGGAATATTTAGGTTCTTATTGA
- a CDS encoding GrpB family protein gives MRKVEISSHKREWSLMFEEESKQLKNILGTLVINVFHIGSTAIPNIQAKPVIDILIEVTCLSEVDKFNYQFEQLGYRVHGENGIPNRRYFSKGGNNRTHHVHIFEQGNPEITRHLAFRDYMIAHPKEAQNYSQLKQTLADKYPNSIEMYIEGKNDYIKTIDYKAAKWEKLTNCSDEGFNATEIKKN, from the coding sequence ATGCGGAAAGTTGAGATATCTTCACATAAAAGAGAATGGTCGTTGATGTTTGAAGAAGAAAGCAAGCAACTTAAAAATATATTAGGAACTTTAGTAATAAATGTTTTTCATATTGGAAGTACTGCAATACCGAATATACAGGCTAAACCAGTAATTGATATTTTGATTGAAGTTACGTGTCTTAGTGAAGTTGATAAATTTAATTATCAGTTTGAACAGTTAGGTTACAGAGTTCATGGAGAAAATGGTATTCCTAATAGACGTTATTTTAGTAAAGGTGGGAATAATAGAACTCATCATGTTCATATTTTTGAACAAGGAAATCCTGAAATAACTCGACATCTTGCATTTAGAGATTATATGATTGCTCATCCAAAAGAAGCCCAAAACTATAGTCAATTAAAACAAACTTTAGCTGATAAATACCCTAACAGTATTGAGATGTATATAGAAGGTAAAAATGATTATATAAAAACAATAGATTACAAAGCAGCTAAATGGGAAAAACTGACTAATTGTTCTGATGAGGGATTTAATGCAACAGAAATTAAAAAAAATTAA
- a CDS encoding aminoglycoside phosphotransferase family protein yields MIIEIEKLIYALNQKFKTNIISTDYQTMPLQGGTVGDVYLVTGIAETVDGDKLHYRIVLKIQKQWERYGDPGSWRREYDLYSSDLGATFSQALRWPICYHAELNAEMNEYYLWLEYIDGVTGLDLTSDMYEAAALELGRFQGKLYAEQPAVLQSLTNLSHPDLRKNSYLRYRSWPVVYDYIRSEDCELPLHLRQMLIDIDEQADEIFARIEKLPLVLCHRDFWVTNLIYADGKFALIDWDTSGWGYLGEDLASLIADESDIDNMVENYQRCIPAYYNGFSEYADVSQISDPCVYELILLVFGYRLVEGYLYTEADDEKTKLVDTLQKIYEMKTIPVMV; encoded by the coding sequence ATGATTATTGAAATTGAAAAGCTGATTTATGCTTTAAATCAAAAGTTCAAAACGAATATCATCTCTACTGATTACCAAACTATGCCGTTACAGGGCGGAACTGTAGGAGATGTGTACCTGGTAACGGGAATCGCCGAGACCGTGGATGGCGATAAATTGCATTACCGTATCGTGCTGAAAATCCAGAAACAATGGGAACGTTACGGCGATCCGGGTTCATGGCGTCGGGAATATGATCTCTATTCGTCTGACTTGGGAGCGACTTTCTCGCAAGCCCTTCGTTGGCCGATATGTTATCACGCCGAACTCAATGCCGAAATGAATGAATACTATCTGTGGCTGGAATATATCGATGGCGTAACCGGTTTAGACTTGACCAGTGACATGTATGAAGCGGCCGCGTTGGAGTTGGGGCGTTTTCAAGGCAAGCTGTATGCGGAGCAACCCGCCGTCCTTCAGAGCCTGACGAATCTAAGCCATCCGGATCTTAGGAAAAATTCGTATTTGCGTTACCGGTCATGGCCGGTCGTCTACGATTATATACGATCAGAAGACTGTGAATTGCCCTTGCACCTGCGTCAAATGCTCATTGACATTGATGAGCAAGCAGACGAGATATTTGCCCGTATTGAAAAATTGCCCCTCGTGCTATGTCACAGGGACTTCTGGGTAACCAATCTTATTTATGCTGACGGGAAATTCGCGCTTATCGATTGGGATACTAGCGGATGGGGCTACCTGGGCGAGGATCTTGCAAGCCTAATCGCGGATGAATCGGATATCGATAACATGGTCGAAAACTACCAGCGCTGCATCCCTGCTTATTACAATGGCTTTTCGGAGTATGCGGACGTATCCCAAATTTCCGATCCTTGTGTCTACGAGTTAATCCTTCTCGTATTTGGGTACAGGCTTGTCGAGGGATATCTCTACACAGAGGCTGATGACGAGAAGACGAAACTTGTCGATACTCTTCAAAAAATCTATGAAATGAAAACCATACCCGTTATGGTTTAA
- a CDS encoding IS3 family transposase (programmed frameshift) yields the protein MGTRVSYPVEVKMKAIEMRMANVPVKEVMEELDIRNYTQLKRWMHWYRNGEMHRLKQPVGKQYAFGKGPEFESETAKLQAENLELKQQIEVFKKVRGIGREVAPKVVLQLVEELKDVMPIGEICRHLGVGRSSYYRWRKDVDQSTQKEIRDQQIGDLCKQNKFRYGYRKIANLYPGVCRKTVQRVMQKYGWQCKVKVKKRKRTGQPAYVAPNLLARDFTASKPMEKLVTDITYLPFGQSMMYLSSILDVYNGEIVAQTTGIKQDTDFVLDTLYQLPKLPEGCILHSDQGSVYTSYAYQKAAKEKGITMSMSRKGTPADNSPIESFHSTLKSETFYLDDIYRTTNARVIQIVEEYITYYNNIRIQTKLNSQSPVQYRQLAA from the exons ATGGGAACAAGAGTCAGTTATCCAGTAGAAGTGAAAATGAAGGCAATTGAAATGCGAATGGCTAACGTACCGGTAAAAGAAGTAATGGAAGAATTGGACATTCGAAACTATACGCAGTTGAAGCGATGGATGCATTGGTATCGAAATGGTGAAATGCACCGTCTTAAACAACCAGTTGGTAAACAATATGCCTTCGGCAAAGGACCGGAATTTGAAAGTGAGACAGCCAAGCTACAGGCAGAGAATCTAGAGTTGAAACAACAGATTGAAGTTT TTAAAAAAGTACGCGGAATTGGAAGGGAAGTGGCGCCAAAAGTAGTACTTCAATTAGTTGAAGAATTAAAAGATGTTATGCCAATTGGTGAAATCTGTCGTCATTTAGGCGTAGGTCGCTCGTCATACTATCGTTGGAGAAAGGATGTGGATCAATCCACACAAAAGGAGATTCGAGATCAGCAGATTGGCGACTTGTGCAAACAGAATAAATTTCGATATGGTTATCGAAAGATTGCTAATCTGTACCCAGGAGTTTGTAGGAAGACTGTGCAGCGTGTTATGCAAAAATATGGTTGGCAATGTAAAGTAAAGGTGAAGAAACGGAAGCGTACCGGGCAGCCAGCATACGTCGCACCGAATTTATTAGCACGCGATTTTACAGCATCTAAGCCTATGGAGAAGCTAGTCACGGATATTACGTACTTGCCTTTTGGACAATCGATGATGTATCTTTCTAGTATTCTCGATGTCTACAATGGCGAAATTGTGGCACAAACTACTGGTATCAAACAAGACACTGATTTTGTGTTGGATACGCTCTATCAATTGCCTAAGCTACCAGAAGGATGCATTCTGCATAGTGACCAAGGCTCCGTTTATACATCCTATGCTTATCAAAAAGCAGCCAAAGAAAAAGGAATTACCATGAGCATGTCCCGCAAAGGCACGCCAGCTGATAATTCCCCAATCGAATCGTTTCATTCCACGCTAAAGTCTGAAACGTTCTATCTCGACGATATCTATCGCACAACGAACGCACGTGTGATACAGATTGTCGAAGAATACATTACTTATTATAACAATATCCGTATTCAAACGAAACTAAACAGCCAATCGCCGGTTCAATACCGTCAATTGGCTGCATAA
- a CDS encoding Ger(x)C family spore germination protein → MKKCMFVLLILSPILMGCWDRRELNELGITLAIGIDKVEDEYQVTAQVVVPSEITMKTGTGRSPVTLFQENGKTVYEAIRKITKTSPRKIYPGHLRILVLGEDLAEEGIAKSLDLLSRDRELRSDFFVVIAKDMTAEEVLNVSTPIESIPANKMFNTLQTSEASWAATNGIKLDELIASMTSSGREAVLTGILVTGDQEMGSSKQNVESIIPSARIKYDNLAVFKKDKLVGWLTEREGRGYNDIVNEVQSSVTTISCPEEGKATIEVIQMDSKIKGKINQSNPEVDVNIKLKGNVGEVECQINLNDPETFVKLEKNTEKEMEELIKSTIETVQKQYKSDIFGFGEAIHRSNPKEWKKLKENWDEEFPEMTANVNVDVELMHTGTVGNSFLEKIEVK, encoded by the coding sequence ATGAAAAAGTGCATGTTTGTTCTTCTGATTCTCAGCCCCATTCTTATGGGGTGTTGGGACCGGAGGGAATTAAATGAGCTTGGCATTACGTTGGCAATAGGAATAGATAAAGTAGAAGATGAATACCAAGTAACTGCTCAAGTGGTTGTACCTTCGGAAATAACCATGAAAACAGGTACTGGGCGTTCACCAGTCACCCTGTTTCAGGAGAACGGAAAAACGGTATATGAAGCCATTCGAAAAATTACAAAGACATCTCCAAGGAAAATATATCCAGGACATCTTCGAATACTTGTGCTAGGTGAGGATTTAGCTGAAGAAGGAATAGCGAAATCCTTAGATTTACTGTCAAGAGATCGGGAACTTCGATCTGATTTCTTTGTTGTAATTGCTAAGGATATGACCGCAGAGGAAGTACTGAATGTTAGTACACCGATTGAAAGTATACCCGCCAATAAAATGTTTAACACCCTTCAAACGTCAGAAGCTTCTTGGGCTGCAACAAACGGCATTAAGTTAGATGAGTTGATAGCCTCTATGACAAGTAGTGGAAGGGAAGCTGTATTAACAGGGATACTAGTAACAGGGGATCAAGAAATGGGATCAAGCAAACAGAATGTGGAATCGATTATTCCTTCTGCACGAATTAAATATGATAATTTAGCGGTGTTTAAGAAAGATAAACTAGTGGGCTGGTTAACTGAACGAGAAGGCAGAGGGTATAATGATATCGTCAACGAAGTGCAAAGTTCTGTAACTACTATATCTTGTCCTGAAGAGGGGAAAGCCACTATAGAGGTTATTCAAATGGATTCTAAAATTAAAGGAAAAATAAACCAAAGTAACCCTGAAGTGGATGTCAATATTAAATTAAAAGGAAATGTTGGGGAAGTAGAGTGTCAAATTAATCTTAATGACCCAGAAACATTTGTTAAGCTAGAGAAGAATACTGAAAAAGAGATGGAAGAGCTCATTAAATCGACCATTGAAACGGTACAAAAACAGTATAAGTCAGACATATTTGGATTTGGTGAAGCCATTCATCGATCTAATCCGAAAGAATGGAAAAAGCTTAAAGAGAATTGGGATGAGGAATTCCCTGAAATGACAGCGAATGTTAACGTAGACGTAGAACTTATGCATACGGGTACAGTAGGTAATTCTTTCTTAGAAAAGATAGAGGTTAAATAA
- a CDS encoding serine protease, with the protein MNVLDSKDSLFFLTEEQQQYYSQWHHYEYYFSLLRHEFLHTPYVLLTMADFGIFYYYDDKKLPVVNSENAFVFLLRQFMLDTAMKNQKLHRMKAITVGNPVQSLIAAAATTNLFLDGLRDVLREIPKDDLVFFSKYSNNSMLLYDPRFLLKEGYPKRLVQLETTILKELRNWIQVNNDLFSEKVQQIIRMLDEISIIERELFSEFQL; encoded by the coding sequence ATGAACGTATTAGATTCAAAGGATTCGTTATTTTTTTTAACCGAGGAACAGCAACAGTATTATTCGCAGTGGCATCATTATGAGTATTACTTTAGTTTATTGCGTCATGAATTTTTACATACCCCATACGTCCTATTAACGATGGCTGATTTTGGGATATTTTATTATTATGATGATAAAAAACTACCTGTCGTTAATTCAGAAAATGCATTTGTATTTTTATTGCGTCAATTTATGTTAGATACCGCTATGAAAAACCAAAAGTTACACCGAATGAAAGCAATTACGGTAGGTAACCCTGTTCAATCATTAATAGCGGCGGCTGCAACAACGAATTTATTTTTAGATGGCTTACGCGATGTTTTACGAGAAATTCCAAAGGATGATTTAGTTTTTTTTTCGAAATACTCGAATAATTCCATGCTATTATATGACCCTCGTTTTTTACTTAAGGAGGGCTATCCGAAGCGTCTAGTTCAATTGGAAACAACTATTTTAAAAGAGCTTCGAAACTGGATACAAGTAAACAATGACCTTTTTTCGGAAAAGGTTCAGCAAATTATACGTATGTTAGACGAAATTTCAATTATCGAACGAGAGCTATTTAGCGAATTTCAACTATAA
- a CDS encoding GNAT family N-acetyltransferase gives MIFDKELLIRLMNYGDFDLMVKWLNDQRVLEFYEEPPSNLDRVINKYGPRIEGKHYVTPCIVEYKNESIGYIQYYKIKETELKKYGYLGNQNIYGIDQFIGEPELWGKGIGTKMIQMMLNSLCNKGASKILLEVKSNNVRAISSYKKCGFKRIKNLNNNLVLMEWIAKID, from the coding sequence TTGATTTTTGACAAAGAATTACTTATTCGACTTATGAACTATGGTGATTTTGATTTAATGGTAAAATGGCTAAATGACCAGAGAGTATTAGAATTTTATGAAGAACCACCTTCAAATTTAGATAGAGTGATAAATAAATACGGTCCAAGGATAGAAGGTAAACACTATGTTACTCCTTGTATTGTAGAATACAAAAATGAATCAATTGGCTATATACAATATTATAAGATTAAAGAAACTGAATTAAAAAAATACGGCTATCTAGGAAACCAAAATATCTATGGAATTGATCAATTTATAGGAGAACCTGAATTATGGGGTAAAGGGATAGGAACCAAAATGATACAAATGATGTTAAATTCCCTTTGTAATAAAGGTGCCTCAAAAATTCTATTAGAGGTAAAAAGTAATAATGTCAGAGCAATATCAAGTTATAAAAAATGTGGGTTTAAGAGAATTAAAAATCTTAACAACAATCTAGTATTAATGGAATGGATAGCTAAAATCGATTAA
- a CDS encoding DinB family protein produces MIKFFEYNWQVRDEWFNLCKQLSTEDLLKDRIGGVGSILYTLFHIIDVEYSWIRAIEGKDDVVVQFNEYNTLEKVKSLSDTFRNDIVKLIQTNSDESNDQLVSVPWDEDTYSRSGILHHIVAHEIHHVGQLSVWARELELSPVSANFIGRDFKLI; encoded by the coding sequence GTGATTAAATTTTTTGAGTATAACTGGCAGGTAAGGGACGAATGGTTTAACTTGTGTAAACAATTATCAACCGAAGATTTGTTAAAAGACCGTATTGGAGGGGTAGGAAGTATTTTATATACTCTTTTTCATATAATTGATGTGGAGTATAGTTGGATTCGTGCTATTGAGGGTAAAGACGATGTAGTAGTTCAGTTTAATGAATATAATACCCTTGAAAAAGTTAAATCTCTTTCAGATACATTTCGTAATGACATAGTTAAGTTAATACAAACAAATTCGGATGAATCAAATGATCAACTTGTGTCTGTTCCTTGGGATGAAGATACTTATTCAAGAAGTGGAATATTACATCATATAGTTGCTCACGAAATTCATCATGTTGGCCAACTTTCTGTTTGGGCAAGAGAATTAGAATTAAGTCCAGTTTCAGCTAATTTTATCGGAAGAGACTTCAAATTAATTTAA
- a CDS encoding spore germination protein gives MGFFRKKSNSKMHSNSISTSQMMETSSANELKANLQENIQIIKDSLGKSSDIIIREIRIGKEETIKAGIIYTDGLTDTASLQNFILETLMLDIKGDELQKKLSPEQNLISVLKDYAMTVGEIKELTNFEVLFTGLLSGDTIILIDGYAQGLIISNRHWVERGVNEPTSQVVIRGPREGFSENLRVNTALVRRRVKDPNLWMESKVIGKRTKTNVAMMYINGIANDKIVKEVHLRLDRIDIDGILESGNIEELIQDAPYSPFPTILNTERSDVVAAELLEGRIAIFVDGTPFVLIVPAVFIQFFQTSEDYYQRADIASLIRLLRFFAFGIALLAPALFIAITTFNHAMLPPALLISLAAQREGAPFPAFVEAIVMEVTFEILREAGLRMPRSIGTAMSIVGAFVIGTAAVEAGIISAAMVIVVSITAISSFVSPTYDLAISVRMLRFGFMAIAASFGLVGIMIGLIALLLHLCSLRSFGVPYMASLAPFNLSDQKDTFIRLPIWKMFTRPRLINQQNIVRQQDSASAKPEPPKNEGG, from the coding sequence ATGGGCTTTTTCAGAAAGAAAAGTAATTCTAAAATGCATTCCAATTCTATTTCAACTAGCCAAATGATGGAGACAAGTTCAGCAAACGAATTAAAAGCAAATCTTCAAGAAAATATACAAATAATAAAAGATTCCCTTGGGAAAAGCTCAGATATTATCATTCGAGAAATTCGAATTGGAAAAGAAGAAACTATTAAAGCCGGTATTATCTATACAGATGGATTAACAGATACAGCCTCATTACAAAATTTCATTTTGGAAACGCTCATGCTAGATATTAAAGGGGACGAATTACAGAAAAAGCTTTCTCCTGAACAAAATCTGATTAGCGTATTAAAAGATTATGCCATGACAGTAGGAGAAATTAAAGAACTAACTAATTTTGAAGTGCTTTTTACTGGACTTTTATCGGGGGATACGATTATTTTGATCGATGGATATGCCCAAGGTTTAATCATTTCCAATAGGCATTGGGTTGAGCGAGGAGTAAATGAACCAACTTCCCAGGTGGTAATAAGAGGACCCCGCGAAGGATTCTCCGAAAATTTGCGTGTAAATACCGCCTTAGTTCGTAGAAGAGTGAAAGACCCAAATCTTTGGATGGAATCTAAAGTTATTGGAAAACGCACGAAAACGAATGTTGCCATGATGTATATCAACGGAATTGCAAATGACAAAATAGTGAAAGAAGTCCATTTGCGTTTGGATAGAATAGATATTGATGGAATTCTCGAAAGTGGAAATATAGAGGAATTGATTCAGGATGCACCATATTCACCTTTTCCAACCATACTTAACACGGAACGTTCGGATGTAGTAGCTGCAGAATTATTGGAAGGAAGAATAGCTATTTTTGTAGATGGAACACCATTTGTCCTAATTGTTCCAGCAGTATTCATTCAATTTTTTCAAACGTCAGAAGACTACTATCAACGTGCGGATATTGCGAGCCTTATTCGACTCCTTCGTTTTTTTGCATTCGGGATTGCATTGCTTGCACCTGCATTATTTATTGCGATCACAACTTTTAATCATGCCATGCTACCTCCTGCACTCCTTATTAGTCTGGCAGCCCAACGAGAAGGTGCCCCATTTCCGGCATTTGTTGAAGCAATCGTAATGGAAGTCACTTTTGAAATCTTGCGTGAAGCAGGCTTAAGAATGCCACGAAGTATCGGTACAGCCATGTCTATTGTAGGGGCATTTGTAATTGGAACCGCAGCGGTTGAAGCAGGCATCATCTCTGCTGCGATGGTAATCGTGGTTTCAATAACCGCCATTTCTAGTTTCGTTTCTCCAACTTACGACTTAGCTATCTCTGTCAGGATGCTACGCTTTGGGTTTATGGCAATAGCTGCTTCTTTTGGATTAGTAGGAATAATGATTGGTTTAATTGCTCTACTTCTGCATTTATGCAGTTTGCGTTCTTTTGGTGTGCCTTATATGGCTTCACTAGCTCCTTTTAATCTATCCGATCAAAAGGATACGTTTATTCGCTTGCCTATATGGAAAATGTTTACTCGACCTCGTCTAATCAATCAACAAAATATCGTTAGGCAACAAGATTCAGCCTCTGCAAAACCAGAACCACCAAAAAACGAAGGGGGTTAA
- the cbpA gene encoding cyclic di-AMP binding protein CbpA gives MLVKQRIVKKKEVSFVKESDTISQVLGQLNDNGFRCIPILDDNGEKFVGNIYKVEVLEYKLKDGDMKQPVKNLGIESDAFVHENSSFFEVFHSIKQLPYLAVVDTKGNFSGILPHSKVFELLEEAWGYRTGSCAVTIALPDTDGILIKVLTAVKKVWPLHCVFSLDDDTTYLRRVIITLTKGAKQSTVNELEQAITKQGARIIDIEIFDKENF, from the coding sequence ATGTTAGTTAAACAAAGAATCGTAAAAAAGAAAGAGGTAAGTTTTGTAAAAGAATCGGACACTATTTCACAGGTGTTAGGGCAACTAAATGACAATGGTTTTCGTTGTATTCCTATTCTAGATGACAACGGTGAAAAATTTGTTGGTAACATTTATAAAGTGGAAGTACTTGAGTACAAGCTAAAAGATGGAGATATGAAACAGCCAGTCAAAAACTTAGGTATCGAAAGCGATGCATTTGTTCATGAAAACAGCTCGTTTTTTGAAGTGTTTCATTCAATCAAACAATTACCATATTTAGCGGTTGTAGATACGAAGGGGAATTTCTCAGGCATTTTACCTCACTCAAAAGTATTCGAGCTGCTTGAAGAAGCATGGGGCTATCGTACAGGAAGCTGCGCTGTAACGATTGCGTTACCTGACACGGATGGTATTTTAATTAAAGTCCTAACTGCAGTAAAAAAGGTTTGGCCATTACACTGTGTGTTCTCGCTAGATGATGATACTACCTATCTGCGACGCGTCATTATTACATTAACAAAAGGGGCTAAGCAATCCACTGTAAACGAGCTTGAGCAAGCGATTACAAAGCAAGGTGCGCGGATTATTGATATTGAAATATTTGATAAGGAAAACTTTTAA
- a CDS encoding AAA family ATPase: MNQLGTLYFFCGKMGAGKSTKSKKLAIEKNAVLLSEDEWLSALYPNQFTSFEDYLKFSAQLKPLVKKHVQNILSVGTDVVMDFPANTQKLRKWFLEMASEVNANHQLIYLNLNNDQCLRQIEQRRNEQPERAAFDTEAVFNHVTKFFEAPEASEGINILEFSGKE, translated from the coding sequence ATGAATCAATTGGGGACGCTTTACTTTTTCTGTGGAAAAATGGGAGCAGGAAAATCAACTAAATCAAAAAAATTAGCAATAGAAAAAAATGCGGTACTGTTATCTGAGGATGAATGGCTTTCAGCTCTTTATCCCAATCAGTTCACATCATTTGAGGACTATCTAAAATTCTCAGCGCAGCTCAAGCCGTTGGTGAAAAAGCATGTGCAAAACATATTAAGTGTTGGTACAGATGTAGTGATGGATTTTCCAGCTAACACTCAAAAACTGCGAAAGTGGTTTTTGGAAATGGCGTCAGAGGTCAATGCAAACCATCAACTAATTTACCTAAATTTAAATAACGATCAATGCTTACGCCAAATTGAACAAAGGCGAAACGAACAACCCGAAAGAGCAGCTTTTGACACGGAAGCGGTGTTTAATCATGTTACTAAATTTTTTGAAGCACCAGAAGCATCCGAGGGTATAAATATTTTAGAGTTTAGTGGAAAAGAGTAA
- a CDS encoding NUDIX domain-containing protein yields MIVTKNNCFQFLEFIVVKETEIYNYHRLAGSYAVIKCDDKYLLCYNTLRKQWELPAGQRETNETPKDCAIRELYEETGQRVLNIEFKGLLKVKNVIDDAIKYNPVYFTTLEKLQPFQKNNETSEIRLWDLEQKIGHIDEVDLKIFDFIK; encoded by the coding sequence TTGATAGTTACAAAGAATAACTGTTTCCAATTTCTTGAATTTATAGTTGTGAAAGAAACTGAAATATATAATTATCACCGATTGGCTGGATCATATGCGGTAATAAAGTGTGATGACAAATATCTATTATGTTATAACACTTTAAGAAAGCAATGGGAATTACCAGCAGGACAAAGGGAAACGAATGAAACACCAAAAGATTGTGCAATAAGAGAACTTTACGAAGAAACTGGGCAAAGAGTTTTGAATATAGAATTTAAGGGTTTGTTAAAAGTAAAAAATGTAATAGATGATGCAATTAAGTATAATCCCGTCTATTTTACTACTCTTGAAAAACTCCAACCATTTCAGAAAAATAACGAGACTTCCGAAATTCGATTATGGGACTTAGAGCAAAAGATTGGTCACATAGATGAAGTAGATTTAAAAATATTCGATTTTATAAAATAA
- a CDS encoding RNHCP domain-containing protein, with product MSRKTENTAFHCENCHAYVEPLTNGSFRNHCPFCLFSKHLDNQPGDRLSSCKGLMKPIRLDYSSKKGYQVVHECISCGKIQRNKIAVNTKQEDNILHFMTLSL from the coding sequence TTGAGTAGAAAAACTGAAAATACAGCTTTTCATTGTGAAAACTGTCATGCATATGTCGAACCATTAACAAACGGAAGCTTTCGAAATCATTGTCCATTTTGTTTATTTTCAAAACACCTAGACAATCAACCAGGCGACCGTTTAAGTAGTTGTAAAGGATTAATGAAGCCAATTCGACTTGATTATTCAAGTAAAAAAGGATATCAAGTTGTACATGAATGTATATCCTGTGGAAAAATACAGCGTAATAAAATTGCTGTTAACACGAAACAAGAAGACAATATATTACACTTTATGACATTAAGTCTGTAA
- a CDS encoding GNAT family N-acetyltransferase produces the protein MFVRKAIDKDALKILSVMTDAEASGFMLFAPGERRMEVASLSKFINSINNAPRSGFFIALENEEILGYLIVKGENLSRTSHRASIAIGVHSNSRGKGVGTILFEYITNWAKQEQIHRLELTVIENNEQAIHLYKKMGFEMEGIKKDSLIISDSYVNELYMSKLL, from the coding sequence ATGTTTGTAAGAAAAGCAATTGACAAAGATGCACTAAAAATACTTTCTGTTATGACAGATGCGGAAGCGTCGGGTTTCATGTTATTTGCACCTGGTGAAAGACGCATGGAGGTGGCATCACTAAGCAAATTTATAAATTCAATTAATAATGCTCCAAGGTCTGGTTTTTTTATTGCTTTAGAAAATGAAGAAATTTTAGGTTACCTTATAGTAAAGGGAGAAAATCTGTCTCGTACATCTCATCGTGCTTCCATTGCAATCGGGGTACACTCGAATAGTCGAGGAAAAGGTGTGGGGACAATTCTTTTTGAATACATTACAAATTGGGCAAAACAAGAACAAATTCATCGATTAGAATTAACGGTAATTGAAAATAATGAACAGGCCATTCATCTATATAAAAAAATGGGCTTTGAAATGGAAGGTATCAAAAAAGATTCACTAATAATAAGTGATTCTTATGTAAACGAATTATATATGTCTAAATTACTTTAA